The following proteins are encoded in a genomic region of Bacteroidota bacterium:
- a CDS encoding TetR/AcrR family transcriptional regulator: protein MVEVALELIANKGIQGLTIKNLAKKIGITEPAIYRHFDSKIHILITILDLFKKNNELIFSNELNTKNAIDKIEYLFSKHFTTFSMKPSLVSVIFSEEIFSLHNSQKQAK, encoded by the coding sequence ATAGTTGAAGTAGCTTTAGAATTAATTGCCAATAAAGGAATACAAGGATTGACAATAAAAAATCTTGCAAAAAAAATAGGTATTACCGAACCAGCAATTTACAGACATTTTGATAGCAAAATTCATATCCTAATTACTATACTTGATCTATTCAAAAAAAATAATGAGCTAATATTTAGTAATGAATTAAATACTAAAAATGCAATAGATAAAATCGAATATTTATTTTCAAAGCATTTTACTACTTTCTCAATGAAGCCATCATTAGTATCAGTTATTTTTTCAGAAGAAATATTTAGCCTGCATAATTCACAAAAACAAGCAAAATGA